Proteins from a single region of Stappia sp. ES.058:
- a CDS encoding enoyl-CoA hydratase/isomerase family protein, with amino-acid sequence MNDDDILFDIRDHAGLVTLNRPKALNALTHGMVTAFVEKLEEWREEDAVRCVVVRAAGEKAFCAGGDIRRIYDQGTAGDPAQVAFFADEYRLNVQIKRYPKPYVALIDGIVMGGGVGVSVHGSHRVGTERTVFAMPETGIGFFPDVGGTYFLPRMPHQSGMMAALTATRLKQADALWTGVLTHAVMSSDLDALTTALCEGAQPDEVLAAFARTATDLSSGEAPLSARATICDEVFGKASLQDVLAALQAAAGGGDDGEWAAKQLAAIRSKSPTSLSIAFAQLRKGADLDFEACMRLEHRIVSHILKGHDFYEGVRAVIVDKDNTPKWSPERVADVQPRDVERYFQLPDGGDLDV; translated from the coding sequence ATGAACGACGACGATATCCTGTTCGACATCCGCGACCATGCCGGTCTTGTGACCCTGAACCGGCCGAAGGCGCTCAATGCGCTGACCCATGGCATGGTCACCGCGTTTGTCGAAAAGCTCGAGGAGTGGCGCGAAGAGGATGCCGTGCGTTGCGTGGTCGTGCGGGCGGCGGGCGAAAAGGCCTTTTGTGCTGGTGGCGACATTCGCAGGATTTACGATCAGGGCACGGCGGGCGATCCCGCGCAGGTCGCGTTTTTCGCCGACGAGTATCGTCTGAACGTCCAGATCAAGCGCTATCCCAAACCCTATGTCGCGCTGATCGACGGCATCGTCATGGGCGGCGGCGTCGGCGTGTCCGTTCACGGCAGCCACCGGGTCGGCACGGAACGCACGGTGTTCGCCATGCCGGAGACGGGCATCGGCTTCTTTCCCGATGTCGGCGGAACCTACTTCCTGCCGCGCATGCCGCATCAGTCCGGCATGATGGCGGCACTTACCGCCACACGTCTCAAGCAGGCGGATGCTCTGTGGACCGGGGTGCTCACCCATGCGGTGATGTCGTCCGACCTGGATGCGCTCACCACCGCGCTTTGCGAAGGCGCACAGCCCGACGAGGTTCTTGCGGCCTTTGCCCGAACCGCCACCGATCTGTCGTCCGGCGAAGCGCCGCTCTCCGCCCGTGCGACGATCTGTGATGAGGTCTTCGGCAAGGCCTCGCTTCAGGACGTTCTCGCGGCGCTGCAAGCGGCCGCAGGCGGAGGTGATGACGGCGAATGGGCGGCGAAACAGCTGGCCGCGATCCGCTCGAAGTCGCCGACCAGCCTGTCGATCGCCTTCGCGCAACTTCGCAAGGGCGCCGATCTTGACTTCGAGGCCTGCATGCGTCTCGAACACCGGATCGTCAGCCATATCCTCAAGGGGCATGACTTCTATGAGGGCGTGCGCGCTGTGATCGTCGACAAGGACAACACCCCGAAGTGGTCGCCGGAACGGGTCGCCGATGTGCAGCCCCGCGATGTGGAGCGCTATTTTCAGCTTCCCGATGGCGGCGATCTCGATGTCTGA
- a CDS encoding DUF6163 family protein yields the protein MNALLQDYWRNRPDWSVALIWYLRAMAVLLIGGGLIHWARIVGIVPWRGVWFWDMPIEWQAATVFFAVLDLVAAIGLWLTVSWGTVMWLTRALTQVVMHTVFSDVFGRRPYEIGFYLTTIAVYLVLLYLSDREQRR from the coding sequence ATGAACGCTTTGCTACAAGACTATTGGAGAAACCGGCCTGACTGGTCCGTGGCGCTGATCTGGTATTTGCGCGCGATGGCCGTTCTTCTGATTGGTGGCGGCCTCATTCACTGGGCCCGGATCGTCGGTATCGTGCCCTGGCGGGGAGTCTGGTTCTGGGACATGCCGATCGAATGGCAGGCAGCAACCGTGTTCTTTGCCGTGCTGGACCTCGTGGCCGCCATCGGCCTTTGGCTGACGGTGTCATGGGGCACCGTGATGTGGCTCACCCGTGCGCTGACGCAGGTGGTGATGCATACGGTCTTTTCCGACGTCTTCGGACGTCGACCCTATGAAATCGGTTTCTACCTCACGACAATCGCGGTCTATCTCGTGCTGCTCTATCTGAGCGACCGCGAGCAGCGAAGGTGA
- the mmsB gene encoding 3-hydroxyisobutyrate dehydrogenase, with protein MATIGFVGLGNMGGPMAANLVAAGHTVHGLDLSPEARGRLKDAGGNPVESVAEAVSSADVVVTMLPAGSHVRSVYGGETGILANARPGTLLIDSSTIDVDSARDVAKDAVAARMAMVDAPVSGGVAGAAGGTLTFMVGGPDEAFEAARPYLEIMGKTVVHAGGPGNGQAAKICNNMLLGISMIGVSEAFVLAERLGLDHQKLYDISSTASGQCWSLTSYCPVPGPVETSPANRDYQPGFAAAMMLKDLKLAQEAANANGASTPLGAEATALYNLFCNQGEAGTDFSGIIRFLRGAEST; from the coding sequence ATGGCAACGATCGGATTTGTCGGGCTGGGCAATATGGGCGGGCCGATGGCGGCCAACCTCGTGGCTGCGGGCCACACGGTCCATGGGCTTGATCTTTCGCCGGAGGCCCGTGGGCGTCTGAAGGACGCGGGCGGCAACCCGGTCGAGTCGGTTGCCGAAGCTGTGTCGAGCGCGGATGTCGTCGTCACGATGCTTCCCGCAGGCAGTCATGTGCGCAGTGTCTACGGCGGCGAAACCGGCATTCTCGCGAACGCCCGTCCCGGCACTTTGCTGATCGACAGTTCGACGATCGACGTCGACAGCGCGCGAGATGTTGCAAAGGATGCCGTCGCGGCCCGCATGGCCATGGTCGATGCCCCCGTTTCCGGCGGCGTCGCCGGCGCGGCCGGCGGCACGCTGACCTTTATGGTCGGCGGCCCCGACGAGGCTTTCGAGGCAGCAAGGCCCTATCTCGAAATCATGGGCAAGACGGTCGTGCATGCCGGCGGCCCCGGCAACGGCCAGGCGGCCAAGATCTGCAACAACATGCTTCTTGGAATTTCGATGATCGGCGTATCAGAGGCCTTCGTGCTGGCCGAACGTCTCGGCCTCGATCACCAGAAGCTCTACGACATCTCCTCCACGGCGTCGGGGCAATGCTGGTCGCTGACGAGCTATTGTCCGGTGCCGGGGCCGGTGGAAACCTCACCGGCCAACCGGGACTATCAGCCCGGCTTCGCCGCCGCGATGATGTTGAAGGACCTGAAGCTTGCCCAGGAAGCGGCCAACGCCAATGGCGCGTCGACTCCGCTCGGCGCGGAAGCGACCGCGCTCTACAATCTGTTCTGCAATCAGGGTGAGGCGGGCACGGATTTCTCCGGCATCATCCGCTTCCTGCGCGGCGCGGAATCAACCTGA
- the ldtR gene encoding transcriptional regulator LdtR, producing MMTATNAVDVALQAEDGEDIQPLYLEALTLVERLHRRLLDVIKDEFDREGRSDVNSVQALLLFNIGDAELTAGELRTRGYYLGSNVSYNLKKLVDLGFIHHQRSRTDRRSVRVSLTDKGKDVAEKVNALYQRHMLSVEQVGEIGPDDFKVLNRSLRRLERFWTDQILYRL from the coding sequence ATGATGACGGCAACGAATGCGGTCGACGTGGCTTTGCAAGCCGAAGACGGCGAAGATATCCAGCCGCTCTACCTTGAGGCTTTGACGCTTGTAGAGCGGTTACACAGGCGACTCCTTGATGTGATCAAGGATGAATTCGATCGTGAGGGTCGCTCCGACGTGAACAGCGTCCAGGCGCTGCTTCTCTTCAACATCGGCGATGCCGAGTTGACGGCGGGCGAGCTTCGCACCCGGGGCTACTATCTCGGGTCGAACGTCTCCTACAATCTGAAGAAGCTGGTCGATCTCGGCTTCATCCACCATCAGCGCTCGCGCACGGACCGCCGCTCGGTCCGGGTCAGTCTGACGGACAAGGGCAAGGATGTCGCCGAGAAGGTGAATGCTTTGTACCAGCGGCACATGCTGTCGGTGGAACAGGTCGGCGAGATCGGACCGGATGATTTCAAGGTGCTCAACCGGTCGCTTCGACGGCTGGAGCGTTTCTGGACCGACCAGATTCTCTATCGCCTTTGA
- a CDS encoding L,D-transpeptidase family protein — protein sequence MLGVASMLLSGLSATPSVAQNAALKALIEQQQRVEWRDQFDNTMRSLQAVESSSPTLSPDTATYVEYAIQRYSSIVQNGGWPQVTSGRRAMRLGSQEDNVVSLRRRLMVSGDIEQTAGMSDTFDSYVDAGVRRFQIRHGLTPDGVVGKSTLDAMNVPAAVRLSQLETNMVRLRSMSGFLGDRYVMVNIPAAEIEAVENGRVRSRHTAVVGKIDRQTPILNSKIYELNFNPYWTVPVSIIRKDLIPKMNEDPRYLEKNRIRIFDWKGNELTWQQIDWSTDEATKFQFRQEPGEINSLGSVRINFHNKHQVYLHDTPSKSLFGSDYRFHSSGCVRVQNVRELITWLLASTTPDWNRARVDQTIRGGEREDVKLQSQIPLYLSYVTAWATSEGVVHFRDDIYNRDGLALDGASTAVSAYQ from the coding sequence ATGCTCGGAGTGGCTTCCATGTTGCTTTCGGGGCTTTCCGCCACACCATCGGTTGCGCAGAACGCCGCGTTGAAGGCGCTGATCGAGCAGCAGCAGCGTGTCGAATGGCGCGACCAGTTCGACAACACGATGCGCAGCCTCCAGGCGGTCGAATCGTCTTCGCCGACGCTGTCTCCCGACACTGCCACCTATGTTGAATACGCCATCCAGCGATATTCCTCGATCGTGCAGAACGGGGGATGGCCGCAGGTGACAAGCGGCCGCCGCGCGATGCGCCTCGGGTCGCAAGAGGACAATGTGGTGTCTCTGCGCCGCCGGCTGATGGTTTCGGGCGATATCGAGCAGACCGCCGGCATGTCCGATACCTTCGATTCCTACGTCGACGCGGGCGTGCGCCGCTTTCAGATCCGCCACGGTCTGACACCCGATGGCGTCGTCGGCAAGAGCACGCTGGATGCGATGAATGTACCCGCAGCTGTGCGTCTCTCGCAGCTTGAGACGAATATGGTGCGCTTGCGGTCCATGTCGGGCTTCCTCGGCGACCGCTATGTCATGGTCAACATTCCGGCAGCCGAGATCGAGGCGGTCGAAAACGGTCGTGTGCGTTCGCGTCACACCGCTGTCGTCGGCAAGATCGACCGACAGACACCGATCCTCAACTCCAAGATCTATGAGCTGAATTTCAATCCCTACTGGACGGTGCCGGTGTCCATCATCCGCAAGGATCTGATTCCGAAGATGAACGAGGATCCCCGGTATCTCGAGAAGAACCGCATCCGGATCTTCGACTGGAAGGGCAATGAACTCACCTGGCAGCAGATCGACTGGAGCACGGACGAGGCGACGAAGTTCCAGTTCCGTCAGGAGCCCGGAGAGATCAACTCGCTCGGCTCGGTCCGCATCAACTTCCACAACAAGCATCAGGTCTATCTGCACGACACGCCGTCGAAGTCGCTGTTCGGGTCGGACTACCGGTTTCACTCCTCCGGCTGCGTGCGAGTCCAGAATGTGCGTGAGCTGATCACCTGGCTCCTCGCCAGCACCACACCGGACTGGAACCGCGCGCGGGTCGATCAGACAATTCGCGGCGGTGAGCGCGAGGATGTGAAGCTTCAGTCGCAGATCCCGCTTTATCTTTCCTATGTCACGGCCTGGGCGACGTCGGAGGGCGTGGTTCATTTCCGGGATGACATTTATAACCGCGACGGATTGGCGCTGGATGGCGCCAGCACGGCGGTCTCGGCCTACCAGTAG
- a CDS encoding serine hydroxymethyltransferase, translating into MNQPHGPAGEVYFEFYPVGRQVRVTAIDATTGVEVVIIGPVQASQADLQQLALRKLTRRLAGSQ; encoded by the coding sequence ATGAACCAACCGCATGGCCCGGCGGGCGAGGTCTATTTTGAATTCTACCCGGTCGGACGACAGGTTCGTGTGACCGCGATCGACGCCACGACAGGTGTGGAAGTGGTCATTATCGGTCCCGTCCAGGCCAGCCAGGCCGATCTTCAGCAACTGGCATTGCGGAAGCTGACTCGAAGGTTGGCGGGTTCGCAGTGA
- the glyA gene encoding serine hydroxymethyltransferase, with product MSMTDSTLDTPIYPDFFTRDLADADPEIHSAITRELGRQRHEIELIASENIVSRAVLEAQGSIMTNKYAEGYPGRRYYGGCEFVDVAEELAIDRLKQLFGCGFANVQPNSGSQANQAVFLALIKPGDTILGMSLDAGGHLTHGARPNLSGKWFNAIQYGLDTSTGLIDYDALEELAREHKPALIIAGGSAYSREIDFARFRKVADAAGAYLMVDMAHFSGLVAGGVHPSPFPHADVATSTTHKTLRGPRGGIVLTNREDIAKKINSAVFPGLQGGPLMHVIAGKAVAFGEALRPEFKVYARNVVDNAKVLAETLREGGLDIVSDGTDTHLMLVDLRPKDLTGKAAEASLGRANITCNKNGVPNDPQKPTITSGIRLGTPAGTTRGFGPQEFREIGELITEVLDGLKAANSDDGNAAVEAAVKNKVIALTDRFPIYPGL from the coding sequence ATGTCGATGACCGACTCAACGCTCGACACGCCGATTTATCCGGATTTCTTCACCCGCGATCTTGCGGACGCGGACCCGGAAATCCATTCGGCAATAACCCGCGAACTCGGACGCCAGCGCCACGAGATCGAACTCATCGCTTCGGAGAATATCGTCTCCCGCGCCGTGCTCGAGGCCCAAGGCTCGATCATGACCAACAAGTACGCGGAAGGCTATCCGGGCCGCCGCTACTACGGTGGTTGCGAATTCGTCGATGTCGCGGAAGAGCTTGCCATCGATCGGTTGAAGCAGCTGTTCGGCTGCGGTTTTGCCAACGTGCAGCCCAACTCCGGCAGCCAGGCAAACCAGGCGGTGTTCCTCGCGCTGATCAAGCCGGGCGATACCATCCTCGGCATGAGCCTTGATGCCGGTGGCCATCTCACGCATGGCGCGCGTCCCAATCTGTCCGGCAAATGGTTCAATGCCATTCAATACGGTCTCGACACCTCAACCGGCCTTATCGACTACGATGCGCTCGAGGAACTGGCACGCGAACACAAGCCGGCGCTCATCATCGCCGGCGGGTCGGCCTATTCGCGCGAGATTGATTTTGCCCGCTTCCGCAAGGTGGCGGACGCGGCCGGCGCTTATCTGATGGTGGACATGGCGCATTTCTCCGGGCTTGTTGCCGGCGGCGTGCATCCCAGCCCGTTTCCGCATGCGGATGTCGCGACCTCCACGACCCACAAGACCCTGCGCGGACCGCGCGGCGGCATTGTCCTGACCAACCGCGAAGATATCGCCAAGAAGATCAATTCGGCCGTGTTCCCTGGCCTTCAGGGTGGACCGCTGATGCATGTGATTGCCGGCAAGGCGGTGGCCTTCGGCGAGGCGCTGCGACCCGAATTCAAGGTCTACGCCCGCAACGTGGTGGACAACGCCAAGGTGCTGGCCGAAACACTTCGCGAAGGTGGTCTGGACATCGTTTCGGATGGAACGGACACCCATTTGATGCTGGTCGATCTGCGACCCAAGGACCTGACGGGCAAGGCCGCGGAAGCATCGCTTGGCCGCGCCAACATCACCTGCAACAAGAATGGCGTTCCCAACGATCCGCAAAAGCCGACAATCACCTCCGGCATTCGCCTTGGCACGCCGGCCGGAACGACGCGCGGCTTCGGGCCGCAGGAGTTTCGCGAGATCGGCGAGCTGATCACCGAGGTGCTCGACGGCCTGAAGGCTGCCAACTCCGACGACGGCAATGCGGCCGTGGAAGCTGCGGTGAAGAACAAGGTCATCGCGCTGACGGACCGCTTCCCGATCTATCCCGGTCTTTAA
- the nrdR gene encoding transcriptional regulator NrdR: MKCPYCGCDDTQVKDSRPTEDNTAIRRRRICSECGGRFTTFERVQLRELTVVKRTGRRVPFDREKLERSVRIATRKRPVDPDQLERMISNIVRQLESSGDSDVRAADIGNLVMEGLKVLDDVAYVRFASVYKDFREARDFEALLDEMSGPDATTFNDG; this comes from the coding sequence ATGAAGTGCCCATATTGCGGTTGCGATGACACGCAGGTGAAGGATTCGCGTCCAACCGAAGACAACACCGCAATCCGTCGTCGCCGGATCTGCTCCGAGTGCGGCGGTCGCTTTACCACATTCGAGCGCGTGCAGCTGCGCGAGTTGACGGTGGTCAAGCGAACGGGTCGGCGTGTTCCGTTCGATCGGGAAAAACTGGAACGCTCGGTGCGCATCGCGACCCGCAAGCGTCCGGTCGATCCCGATCAGCTGGAGCGCATGATCAGCAACATCGTCCGGCAGCTGGAAAGCTCCGGGGACAGCGATGTGCGCGCCGCCGATATCGGAAATCTGGTGATGGAGGGCCTCAAGGTCCTCGACGATGTCGCCTATGTCCGTTTTGCGTCGGTCTACAAGGACTTTCGCGAAGCCAGGGACTTCGAAGCGCTTCTCGACGAGATGAGCGGCCCCGACGCCACGACATTCAACGACGGATAG
- the ribD gene encoding bifunctional diaminohydroxyphosphoribosylaminopyrimidine deaminase/5-amino-6-(5-phosphoribosylamino)uracil reductase RibD, with translation MTDVDARFMSAVLAYARRGLGRVWPNPSVGALIVSDPASGGVVVGQGVTQPPGGAHAEVIALRQAGERARGATCYVTLEPCSHQGRTGPCAVALADAGIARVVIGLPDPNPRVSGRGVEMLRARGVEVVTGVLRDACAQHHAGHVRRVLSGRPHVILKLAVSRDGFIGREGEGQIPITGPDVFRRVHVLRAECDGILVGVGTAIADDPVLNCRLSGLANRSPVRVVLDTSARLPLDSRLVATAREVPVWVLVSAQADPEAVSALSTAGCTVIRLATPLNGRIEPHAAMRALGQRGLTRLLVEGGATVANALLGTDLADEVIISRGDMLVGEGGILPFAGRGLEALSASGRYAMLETVPVGTDTMTRYLRRMD, from the coding sequence ATGACGGATGTGGACGCCCGCTTCATGTCCGCGGTGCTCGCCTATGCGCGGCGCGGCCTCGGCCGCGTGTGGCCGAATCCGTCGGTCGGCGCGCTGATTGTCAGCGATCCCGCATCCGGAGGCGTGGTTGTCGGGCAGGGCGTTACCCAGCCGCCCGGCGGCGCCCATGCGGAGGTGATCGCGCTGCGCCAGGCAGGCGAACGTGCGCGCGGAGCAACCTGTTATGTCACGCTGGAGCCCTGTTCCCATCAGGGCCGAACCGGTCCTTGCGCGGTTGCTCTCGCCGATGCGGGTATCGCGCGCGTCGTCATCGGCTTGCCTGACCCCAATCCGCGTGTATCCGGCCGGGGCGTCGAAATGTTGCGCGCGCGGGGCGTCGAGGTCGTGACCGGGGTTTTGCGCGACGCTTGCGCGCAGCATCATGCCGGCCATGTTCGTCGGGTTTTGTCGGGACGCCCGCATGTCATCTTGAAACTGGCGGTTTCCCGCGACGGCTTCATCGGTCGCGAGGGTGAGGGGCAGATCCCGATCACCGGGCCCGATGTCTTCCGACGGGTTCATGTTCTTCGCGCCGAGTGCGATGGCATTCTGGTGGGGGTCGGAACGGCCATCGCCGACGATCCCGTGTTGAACTGCCGTTTGTCCGGCCTGGCGAACCGATCGCCCGTGCGGGTCGTACTCGATACATCCGCAAGGCTCCCACTCGACAGTCGCCTGGTCGCGACCGCCCGCGAGGTTCCCGTGTGGGTGCTGGTGAGTGCGCAGGCCGATCCCGAAGCTGTTTCGGCACTCTCCACGGCCGGCTGCACCGTCATTCGCCTGGCGACCCCGCTCAACGGCCGCATCGAACCGCATGCGGCCATGCGCGCGCTCGGTCAGCGCGGCCTTACCCGCCTGCTTGTCGAAGGCGGCGCAACGGTTGCCAATGCGCTTCTGGGGACGGACCTTGCCGACGAGGTGATCATTTCGCGTGGCGACATGCTGGTGGGTGAGGGCGGGATTCTCCCGTTTGCCGGACGGGGTCTGGAGGCGTTGTCGGCGAGCGGTCGCTACGCGATGCTGGAAACGGTGCCTGTGGGTACCGACACGATGACTCGTTACCTGCGAAGGATGGATTGA
- a CDS encoding riboflavin synthase, translated as MFTGIISDIGRIVEISQIPAGLRTRIATAYDPDGIDIGASIACDGVCHTVTAKDRDADGNWFEIESAAETLRLTTVGNWTVGARLNLERSLKIGDELGGHIVQGHVDATAEIIERADHPDSVFFRFRVPGDVAPFIARKGGVALDGTSLTVNEVDGDTFSVFLIPHTLTATTWVDRKAGDLVNLEVDMMARYAARLAEYR; from the coding sequence ATGTTCACCGGTATCATCAGCGACATCGGGCGCATCGTCGAGATTTCTCAGATCCCGGCGGGTCTACGCACCCGTATTGCCACCGCCTATGATCCGGATGGCATCGACATCGGGGCCTCCATCGCCTGCGACGGCGTCTGTCATACAGTGACAGCAAAGGACCGGGACGCGGATGGCAACTGGTTTGAGATTGAATCGGCGGCCGAGACCCTCCGCTTGACGACCGTGGGAAACTGGACAGTTGGCGCCCGGCTGAACCTCGAGAGATCGCTGAAGATCGGTGACGAATTGGGGGGACACATCGTTCAGGGGCATGTCGATGCGACCGCGGAGATCATCGAGCGCGCCGACCATCCAGACTCCGTCTTTTTCCGCTTTCGCGTGCCGGGCGACGTCGCGCCCTTCATCGCCAGGAAGGGCGGGGTCGCGCTCGACGGAACCTCGCTGACCGTGAACGAGGTCGATGGCGACACGTTCTCCGTGTTTTTGATCCCGCACACGCTGACGGCAACCACCTGGGTGGACCGCAAGGCCGGCGATCTGGTCAATCTGGAAGTCGACATGATGGCGCGCTACGCGGCACGGCTCGCCGAATACCGCTAG